From Corvus moneduloides isolate bCorMon1 chromosome 2, bCorMon1.pri, whole genome shotgun sequence, one genomic window encodes:
- the KCTD4 gene encoding BTB/POZ domain-containing protein KCTD4, protein MERKASRRENECEEKTSNSESSELDKDYKTSLITLNVGGYLYITQKQTLTKYPDSFLEGIINGRIMCPYDADGHYFIDRDGLLFRHILNFLRNGELLLPEGFRENQLLAQEAEFFQLKVLSEAVKSRWEKEQLASRETTFLEITDSHDRSQGLRIFCNAPEFIAKIKSRIVLVSKSRLDGFPEEFSVSSNIIQFKYFIKSENGTRLVLKEDNTFVCTLETLKFEAIMTALKCGFRLLTSLDCSRGSIVHSDALHFIK, encoded by the coding sequence atggagagaaaagcaagcagaagagaaaacGAATGCGAAGAAAAAACCAGCAACTCTGAAAGCTCCGAGCTAGACAAGGACTATAAAACATCTCTGATTACTCTGAATGTCGGTGGTTATCTATATATCACACAAAAACAGACACTAACCAAGTATCCAGATTCTTTTCTGGAGGGGATCATAAATGGAAGAATAATGTGCCCATATGATGCAGATGGTCATTACTTCATAGACAGAGATGGACTCCTTTTCAGACACATCCTCAACTTCCTACGGAACGGAGAACTTCTTCTACCCGAGGGGTTTCGAGAAAATCAACTTTTGGCACAAGAAGCCGAATTTTTCCAGCTTAAAGTACTCTCAGAGGCAGTGAAATCAAGGTGGGAGAAGGAACAGCTAGCATCTCGAGAGACTACTTTCCTGGAAATAACTGACAGCCACGACCGTTCACAAGGACTTAGAATCTTTTGTAATGCTCCTGAATtcattgcaaaaataaaatccagaatTGTACTGGTGTCCAAAAGCAGGCTGGACGGATTTCCAGAGGAGTTTTCAGTATCTTCAAATATTATTCAATTCAAGTACTTCATAAAGTCTGAAAATGGTACACGATTGGTACTGAAGGAGGACAACACCTTTGTCTGCACCCTGGAAACTCTTAAATTTGAGGCTATAATGACGGCTTTAAAATGTGGGTTTAGACTGCTGACCAGTCTGGATTGTTCAAGAGGGTCGATTGTTCACAGTGATGCACTGCATTTTATCAAGTAA